A stretch of DNA from Mesorhizobium onobrychidis:
CGATAGGAGAGATTCCCAACCGACAGCACAGGCCGGTCGGTGCGCCGTTCAGGCGAGAGCTTTTGCGGATAGAGCTGCGTGATTTCGCGCCCGACCATCTTGCGCACGACATCATTGGGAGTGACCGAAGCGATAGAATCGGTCGCTACATATCTGCCGTCACGAAACACCGTGACGCGGTCGCACAGGCTGAAGATCTCGGCCATGCGGTGGCTGATGTAGATGATTGAAATTCCGCGCGCCTTGAGATCGCGGACGATTGCGAAAAGGCGCCGCGCCTCGGTCTCGGTCAGGGCGGCCGTCGGCTCGTCGAGCATCAGCACCCGGCATTCGAGCGTCAGCGCCTTGGCGATTTCCACAAGTTGCTGGTTGGAAATCGAAAGGTCGGCGACCGGCGTCTCGACCGGGATCGGCGCCAGCAGGTCCATTATCTTCTGCGCATCGGCGTAGAGCCGGCGAAAATTCATCAGCGGCGCGCGCCGATTGTTTATGGCCGCCATGAGGATATTTTCGGCGACCGTAGCATCCTGGCAGAGCGCGATTTCCTGATGGACGAGGCCTATGCCAAGCCGCTGCGCGGCGGATGGCGATGCGATGGTGACGTCCTTGCCGTCGAGACGAATGGCGCCTTCGTCGGGTTGCACAATGCCGGCGATGACATTCATCAGCGTGGACTTGCCCGCGCCATTCTCGCCGCAAAGCGCGTGAATTTCGCCTCGCTGCAGCGTGAAATCGACCCCGGTCAGCGCTTTGATGGCGCCGAAGGATTTCGATATGTCGCGGATTTCAAGAATGGCGGCGGCAGTCACTCCGTCCCCCTGCAGCGTTGAAATTGATGAAAATGGCCCGGGTCGACGGGGCGCGAGCGCCCCGTCCGGTTCGAGCATCTCCGACGAGCCCGAAGGCATAATGTCGGACTTATTCCTCGATGCCCTTGGTGCCGCGCCGCGTGAGGTAGGCATCCCAATAGAAATCATCGGCGTTTTCCGCAGTGACGATGGAAAAGCCGTTGTCGACGAAAGGCACGCCCATGCCGTTGAAGCCCGATCGCCGGGCGTCGTTCATCGGATCGATCAACTCAGGATGCTTGGCCAGCCACAGCAGCATGAACCCCATATAGCCCTGCATGCCCTGGTTCGGGTTGACCGAGCCAAAGATTTCGCCGGCCTTGATCATATCGAGGATCTTGGCGTTGACGTCGGCCAGCATAACCCGGATCTTGCCGCCGCCCTCCTTCGCGGCCTGCGCGGCGCCGATTGCCGAGTTAGCTTCCGGCATGAACACCGCGCCCAGTTCGGGATGCGCCTGGGCAAGGCTGAGCACGGCCTGATAGGCCTTCGTCGCATCCTGATTCGACGCCGCGCGGCCGACGAGCTTCATATCCGGCCATTTGGCTTCCATGCGGGCGATGAAGGCGGCGATGCGCTTATCGTGATTATCCTGTCCGGGGTTTTCGAGGACAGCGTATTCGCCCTTGCCGTCCATCGCCTTGGCGACTGCATCGGCTGCATAGGTACCTTCGGCGACGTTGTCGGAGGTGATGTAGGACACTCGTTTGGAGTTGGGCGAATCCGCGGCGAATGTGACTACTGCCGTTCCCTGGTCGATGGCCCGGTTGATTGGCTCGATGAACGGATCGGAGTTCATCGGATGCACCAGGATGCCAGCCGGCTTCTGAGCCAGCGCCTGGTCGAATGTCGCTATTTGCTTGTTCACATCGTATTCGGGCGTTCCGGTGTATTCGGTCTCGCAACCGAACTGCTGTCCAGCCTGCTTGAACATCTCGTAGACCGGGAACCAATATTCGACGCCGGAAACCATGACGTTCATGACGTATTTTTCACCCGGCTCGCACTTGAACGGGTTAGCGGCCTGGGCCGCGGCGTGGCTTGCCCCCAACACTGTGGTGGCTGCTGCCGAAATGGCGAGCATGCTCAAAAATTTGCGCAAGAGTCCTCCCTCGGCCGAAGCCTGGTCAATTGGGCGGCCTGACACTTACGTGCCGCCGCTTGTGGTTGATGAGGCCGAACCTCCTCCCGAGGCCCAGCAGCTGATCATTCGCAGGAGTTGGCTCGAGTGTCAATAAAATTCACATGCAGAAATATATTTCACAGACTGGCTGGTAATGACGAGCACCGATGGGGCCGCCAGTGTTGGTGAACGAACGAGCCGGGCAAGCTCAGGGTCAGCGGTTTCAAACTGACCTGCCGATGTTTTCCAGAATGACGTACGACCGTTTTAGCTCAACGCAGCCACGGCTTGAATGTCAGGGACGCGCTGCTTCCCCTCAGGGACCTCAGATCATCCAGCCTGCAGCTAGACGTGCACGGCAATCGAATTGCGTTCCACGATCTGGGCCGCCAAGACCCGGTGCTCGAAAGGTAACGTGTCCTCCACCAGCCTCTTCAAGAGAAGCTCCGCCGCCGCCGCTCCAATCAAATGCGCTGGCTGCGCGATGGCTGTGATACCTTGGGCCACGAACTGCATCCAGTCGAGATCGTCGAAGCAAAGCAGCGAAACGTCTCCTGGAATCGCAAGCTTCAGTGCGGAAGTCGCCTCCAGAACGCCTGTCGACATCACACCATCGGCGGTAAATAGAGCGGACGGTGCATTGCGCATCGTCAGCAGATCGAGCGCCTCCTTGCGGGCTGCCTCGCTGGAATAGACCGCCACCCGGCGGACCAACTGCAGATCCGGCTCGATACCTGCGGCACGATGAGCTTCCAGATAACCCAACAGCCGTTGCCAGCTTGGATGGTGGTAGCGAACGTCAGCGCTGGAGAGATCGACGCTCGCCACAAACGAGCCGACATCATCGCGCTGGCCCGGACCCAGTTCGGCCAGTATGCCGATGCGGCTGTGTCCGGCCCCGATCATCGCAGCGATGCTGCTGCGGGTTACAGCCACGTTGTCGACCACCACGGAATCGGTTTCCAGGCCCGCGACGATGCGGTCGAACTGCACCACTGGACAGCGGGCCGCGACTGCCTCACGAAGATGATCCGGCTCATCCACGAAGGTCGACGAGACGATCAAACCGTCGACCTGCTTTTCCAGCAGCAGTTGCACCGCCTCTCGCTCGAGTTCGGCATTTTCGTCACTATTCGTAACGATAACCCCGAAGCCGCCACGGCGCGCGACATCCCCTACTCCACGCAAGACGCTCGCGTAGAATGGGCTTTCGATATCGCCGACCACAACTCCGATAGTCTGCGTCTTACCGGTGATCAGACCTTTTGCCAGGCGATTGGGGCGATAGCCCAGCGCAGCTGCGGCGGCGCGCACTTTCTCCTGAACCTCGGGGCTGCTGTAGCCATAGTCGCCAAGTACACGCCCCGCCGTGGCGGAGCTGACCCCGGCCCGGCGAGCAACTTCTATGATGGTTGCGTTTTTCGACGATCTTTGAATCACTCAGCAAGCCCCGCCGCCCATTCGTGCGTCGTAAAGACGAGCTAGTGGCAGTTAGGCCCACCCCGCAAGTCCGAACACCGCAGCACTCGCCGTTGCACACACCATTGCAATCACAGCACCTCAGACAGAAAGCGCCGAAGACGTGGGCTTTTCGGATTGTCGAAAAGGTCCTCTGGTCGCCCTGCCTCGACAATCCGCCCCTCGTCCATGAAAACGACCTGGTTTGCAACCTTGCGAGCGAAGTTCATCTCGTGCGTAACGACCACCATCGTCATCCCGCCCCGTCCGAGGTCGGCCATCAAGTTCAGGACACCCTTTACCAATTCCGGATCGAGAGCACTGGTGACTTCGTCGAACAGCATGACTTCGGGCTCGAGGGCCAGGGCGCGCGCGATGGCCACCCGCTGCTGCTGTCCGCCCGAAAGATTTGCCGGCCGATGGTCTTTGCGCTCCAAGAGTCCGACTTCATGCAGCCTCGCTAAGGCCGCGCGCTCAGCCTCCTGGCGCGACATGCCTTTTACCTTGCGCAGCGCCAGGGTGATGTTGGCGAGCGCACTGCGGTCGGGGAACAAGTTGAATTGCTGGAAAACCATGCCGACACGCCGCCGGAGTTGGTCAGGGGTCTGCTTGTAGATGCTTTCGCCATCGAGCCGGATGTCTCCGGCTCGACACTCGACGAGGCGGTTGAGGCAACGCAGCAAGGTCGACTTGCCCGAGCCGGATGGCCCGATCAGGCAGGTGACCGTCCCGGGCTCCACTTTCAGACTGACGTCATGGAGCACTTGGACGGCGCCGTAGGCCATGTCGATATTCTTGACCTCGATGCTGCCGCCCTTGAAGCGTGTGGGCGCGGCTGCAGGCGACTTCGCTGCGCCCGGCACGCCGGCCTCCGCAAGCTCGGCGACTTCTTTGAGGCCGCTCTGCACGCCGGTGATACGCTTGCCGACGCGCATGCGCGCGTCGATGTAGTTGACGAGGTGGGTTAGCGGCACCGTGATCACGAGGTAGAACACGCCGGCCAGCAAGAGCGGTGACAGGTTGCCGGTCAGCACGGCCTGATCTTGGCCGACGCGGAACAGTTCGCGTTCGGAGGCGAGCAGGCCAAGGAAATAGACCAGGCTGGAGTCCTTGACGTTGCCGATGAACTGGTTGACCAGTGCCGGCAGGACGCGGCGGATGCCTTGCGGGATCACCACCAGGCGCATGCCTTGGCTATACGTCATTCCGAGAGTGCGGGTGGCGTCGATCTGACCGCGCTCGACGCTCTGAATGCCGGCTCGGAAAATTTCTCCGATGTAGGCGCCGGCAATAAGGCTGAGTGCCAAAATGCCCAGCGGATAAGGCGATGGACCGAACAGGTCCCGGCCCAACCGTGCGAAGCCCTGGCCAATGATCAGAATAGTGACAATGGCGGGAAGCCCCCGGAAGATATCGGTGTAGACCCGCGCGAGGAGCTTCAGCGGCCGGTTCTCGGAAATCCCCATCACGGCGAGAACGATACCGATCAGCGTCCCGAAAAACGTCGAGGCGACGGCCAGGATCAGGGTGTTCTTGAGGCCGACCATCACCATGTTTGGCAGAACTTCTGCCATCGCCTGGAAATCAAGGAAGCTGCGGGCAAAGGTATCGAACCAGCTCATATCAAGTCCATCTATAACTCGGCCGGGCACCGTTGCTCACGGGCCCGGCCGGAAATACAGCGAAGTCGCTCGAATTCACTTCTTGGGCAGATATTGATCTGGCATGGGGGTGCCGGCGAACCATTTTTCGTGCAGCCGTTTCCAGGTGCCATCCTCCATGGCCTCGCGCAGTGCCTTGTTCAGTGCCTCGCGGAAGGCATCGTTGCCTTTCTTGACCACGAACCCGGCTGGCGCATCGAAGGACGGCACGTTCATTGTTATCTTCAGGTTTTTATAGCGTTCTACATACTGCTTGGCCGACTCATAGTCGGTGAAATGGCCGTCGATCGTCCCGTTGTTCAGCGCCGCCACCGCGGTGTTGTTGTCGGGGAACTTGACGATGTCACCTTTCAGATTCTTCTCGGCATAGATTTCCTGCAGCGTCCCCTGGATCACGCCGATGCGCTTTCCGGCGGTGCTCTCATTGCTCGTCAGAGCCGGATCGGCCGAAATGATCGAAAGGTAACCCGCGAGATAGCCATCGCCAAAATCCACGGTCTTCTTGCGCTCCGCGGTCGTGCCAATGGCGGCGACAGCGACGTCGAAGCGGCCGTTGGCGACGGATGGCAGCAGCGCCGAGAATTCCTGGCCGGTGAAGACGACCTGCTCCTCCTTGAACCCGAGCCGGTGCGCCACGTCGCGGAAGAGCTCAGCGTCGAAGCCAGTGAAGTTGCCGTTGGCGTCGGTGAAGACGTAGGGTTTCGCATCGCCCATCGTTCCGACGCTGATCACCGTCGGGTCGATGAGGTTGTAGGGGTTGTCGCTCGCCTTTGCCTGGGTTGACGAGGCCAATGTGCCAAGTCCTGTCGCCAGCGCGATAGTCAGCGCCAGACCGCATTTCACCAGTTGGCGCCTGCTCGAATTTGTTTGCATGTCTTCTCCTCTTACGATTGGCCGGACCCGGCCTTGCGATCCCACTCGACGTCTGATCCATCAAAATGCTCTTAGCGGCGTTTAGTAGATGAATGAGAACGTTATCACTTTACCTAGCATTGTCCGTTTCTCGCGTCAATTGTTTCGGGGAATTTCGCAACTAGACGGTTTTCCCGTGTTGCCCCGCTCCGCGGAGGATCTCGGGCGTCATGTTCCCTATATCGATTGCTGACGCATGGCCGATCGCGCCGTAGTACTGGCAGGTTGCAGCCGCCGCCTCTGCGGCATGGCGGAGAATGTCCTGAGGCGCCTCTTCCGTAAGCAGGCCGAGTAGCGTTCGGGCGATGAAGGTGTCGCCCGCGCCCAAGGTGTCGACGGGTTCGACCAGCCGCGCCGGGGTACGGTAGGAGACTGTGTCGCTGTGAAGCACCGCGCCGGCTCGACCGCGAGTCACCAAAACCCACTTTGGACCACACGCAAGCAACTCGGATGCGATTACGGCCAATTCCTTGTCGTCAAGACCATCCCCTGAAACGGAAGCCAGATAGCAATAGGGTCCAACCTCGCGCCGGTGTTCCGGTTCCCGCCGCGTGGAAAAATCGTAAGATAACAGTGATTTACTCGAAACTGCGGCAACCCATGGGTCTAACCCGCTGGACTGGCCGATGTGGACGGCCTGAAAGCCTGACAGAAAATCCAGATCTTCTTGCGTCGGCGTGAACACCGAAACGCCGAGATCGAAATCCAGGAAAATCCGATCGGCGTTGTGGTGACCTATGAGGCAGTAAGCGGTCCGCCCTTCGAGGCGCCGCAATCTGGTGACGTCAACACGCTCCGACGCCAGTGCAGTGCAGATCAGGTCCCCGGCCCGGTCTTTGCCGATCGCTCCCACATAGGCCGACTGCCCGCCGAAGCGCCTCACATAGACCGCGACATTGAGGCAGTTTCCGCCAGGATACATCTCGCCGCGTGCAAGGTAGCAATCGACCACGTTATCGCCCATCGCGGCAATCTTGACCATTACAGGACTTTCAGCTTAAAAGGATGTGATAACGTTCGCACAAATGGCTGCTATCTGTCAATTGTGCGCCGGCCCAAGCTCTGTCAACGAGACGAGGAAGCTCATGATTTCCGCCCTGCCCGCCGACGTAGAACGCGCTCTGAACGCTACGGCGGGCAGGCAGTTTTCGCACCTTTTTCTCCTGGCGTGCGGCGGCTCGCTCTCGATCATGATGGCGGGCAAATACTTCCTCGACCGCCACAATGGCACATTCGCCTGCGACATCTACAACGCGGATGAGTTCGTCTGCCGAGATCCGCGGCGGTTGGGACCTGACACGCTTGTTGTCCTTTGCTCGCAGACAGGAACCACAAAGGAGACCGTACGGGCGGCCAATCATGCCAGGGCGCGAGGCGCAACGACAATCGGCATGACGCTCGACCACACATCGCCCCTCGCGCGGGCGGTCGACCACCCGGTTGCCTACCAGGCCTCGTACACTACGGGCAAAGCAATAGATGCAGCCTACAGCAATTACGGCGTGCTCTACATGCTGCTCGCCGGTCTGATCGATACTCGGGAGGATGGCGGGCTAACCAACGACCTGCTGATCAGCCTGAGCCATCTTCAACCGGCCATCGAGCGCGCGCACCGGGCCTACGCTGACCGGTTCGAGGCCTTCGCCCCTCGCTTCGCACATCGAGAGGCAATCTACACACTGGCCAGCGGTGCCAGCTACGGTGCGGCCTATTCCTACGCCATCTGCGTGCTCATGGAAATGCAGTGGTATGACTCGCAGGCAATACACGCGAACGAGTTCTTCCATGGCCCATTCGAAGTGGTGGATAGGGATGCTTGCTTCGTGGTCTTGCTGGGTTTGGACGAAACGCGGAGCCTTTCCGAACGCGCCTGTGATTTCCTTATCAAGTACGGCAGCCGGGAAAACATCCTGGTGCTCGATGGAGCGGAACTCGACCTCGGCGGTATGTCCGAACATATCAAACCTTACCTCGTGCCTTTGGTCTTCTTCGACACTCTATGGCGTTTTGCCTACAAGCTGGCAGGTCTGCGCGATCGGCCGATGCTCGAGGGCCGGCGCTACATGAAGAAGCTGTCGGACTACTAGTTCCGCCGCGCTTTGTAGCGATCGATCAACTCCCAGCCCATCTTCTGCGTAGAAGGATTTCTCTATGAATGCATCCCCAAAGCCGCGCCATGTCGTCGTTGTCGGCGCAGGCATCTTTGGTGCCTCGACTGCGCTGCACCTCGCCCGCCTTGGCTTTGATGTGACCATTGTCAACGACGGCGCGCCGTCCAACGGTGCATCCGGCCGTTCACTTTCCTGGCTGAACTCAGCGCGACGCGTGGACACTGCCTATCACCGCCTGAGGCTTGCAGGCGTCGACCGTTATCGGACCCTGGCTGCCACAAGGCCGGAAACCTCGTCCTGGCTTCGCTTTGACGGCGGCCTCACCTGGGATGCGGACAATGAGGCGAACCAGATCGCGTCTATCTGGCAGCTGGAGCAGGATATTGGTTATGACTCGCTTCTGCTCGGCCCTGCCGAAGTTGGCGCAATAACGCCCGGGGTCAATGCCAGTGCAATCACCCCGCAGGGCGCCATCTTCAATCCTGGCGAAGGATGGGTTGACCTGCCCTCTTTGGTCGATCTGCTGCTCAATGAATTCCGCTCCCGCGGCGGCAAGCTTGTTCAGGACGCTGGACGGGTGCGGATAGTTGCCACAGGTGGTCGCGCGCGTGGCGTCGTCACTGCTGGCGGTGCGCCGGTCGAGGCGGATGCAGTGGTCCTTGCCGTTGGGCCATCGACGCCTTCCATGCTTGCGGAGATCGGAGTCCATGTCCCCGACGCCACGCCGATTTCACTTCTCTTGAAGACCAAGCCCGTCAAGACCGACCTCCGTGCCGTGCTGAATACGCCGCGTGTGGCGGTGCGCCCGACGCCGGATGGCGCACTTGTTTTGGATTCGGCATGGTCGGAGGAAGAAGTCGTGGTCAACTCGGACGACACCTACACCGTGCACGACAAAACCGTCAAAGGACTGCTCGACGAAGCTACCGCCGTGCTCGACGGCAATCCGCGGCTCCAACTCGCAACCTACGCTGTTGGTCCGAAGCCTATCCCCGGCGATGGCGAGCCGGTGCTTGGCTCCGTCGAGACCGTCGCCGACCTTCACGTCGCTTTTAGCCACAGCGGCGCCACGCTTGGACTGATCGTCGGCGAATTGCTAGCCAAAGAAATCGCCTCCGGCAATCCGCATCCCATGCTTGCTACCTTCCGCGCCAACCGTTTCAATTGAAAGGGCAATCGCGGCCGAGGCCGAACTGTCCAGATGAGCCGCGGTGGCATTGCCCAGATGACCGCCTTCGGAGGTTGATCCGCGCACCTGACTAGGATAACATGACAATCGTAGTTTAGTTTTAGCCGCGGCCGCAGCAAGGCTGGCCCTTCACGCGCGGCGCCATCAAAACCTTTGAAACTCAGCACAGAGCGCCTGCGCGGCGTCTGTGTGACATGGCGTCCGCAACGAATGATCGACAAGAATCAGATTGCAGCAGAACAGGCAACGTTTCGAGCCTTCGCAAACAGCTATCTGCGAGAGCTGAATTCTGGGAACCCCGTGTTCCACCGCATTGGAGAACGGAACTTCGATTGCGTGGAGATTTCCCTGCCATCGCGGCATGTGGTCCTGCGTATCGAAATCAAATCCCGATCGCTTTGCGGAATGCACCTCTTTGGACAGATCTGGATGCGTCAGGATGCCGGTCCAAACTGGCACGAGATAGAGCCGATACTGGCTGTGCATCTGCTTGTGCTGGGAGCCAGAGAAGCCGGATCGGCCACGCACCGACAGGCCGATGTGGAGCTTCTTGAGCGGATTCTTCAGAGTTGTCAGGCGACAAATCGTTACCTCGACGCCGCCGATCGGGCGCCGCCACCGGTCGGCTTTATAGCCGCGGAACAAATCCCTGTATTTCGGGCATCCGCTGCATCCGACGCCGAAGAGCCTGCAAGGCATGTCGAACTGGCAGCAGGATGTCTATGCCCCCGAATTGCGCGGCGGTTTCCAGCTGGCCTATTTCGCGGCCCACCTCGTCCGCGAGGATTCCGCCGGCATCGCGGTGACCTCGATCGTCAGGTCACTGCTGGGGAATGACGCCGGCAACATTGCCGCAGGTAACGGCGAGATGCTCCTGCCCATGCATCCGCTTCAGGCGCAAGCATTGATGCTCGACCCGGCGGTGCGCGCGCTCATGGATTCAGGGCAGATCCGGTATCTCGGTCCGGCAGGGCCGGTGTTCACGGCGACTTCCTCGGTACGCACCGTTTACAGCGATGACGCCGCCTGGATGCCGAAATTCTCGCTGCCCGTCCGCATCACCAACTCCAAGCGCGTTAACAGGTGGCACGAGCTGGAGGCCGGCGTTGCAGTGGCGCGCCTGTTCGAATACGCCGGGATCGACACGTTCGAGCCGCACCTCGGCTTTCTCCATGACAGCGCATACGTGACGCTGGACATTTCCGGACAGGCCGAGAGCGGTTTTGAAGTTATCTTCCGCGAAAACCCGTTCCGGGGCCGCGCCGACGATCCCGTGATAACCGTTTCGGCACTGACGGCCGAACCACGTCCCGGGCACAGCTCGTTGCTCGAAAACGTCGTCCGGCGCGTCGCGCATGATCATGATATCTCTGTGCGGCAGGCGTGCCGTCGCTGGTTTGAATGCTATCTCGACTGTGCGCTCGATCC
This window harbors:
- a CDS encoding sugar ABC transporter ATP-binding protein; its protein translation is MTAAAILEIRDISKSFGAIKALTGVDFTLQRGEIHALCGENGAGKSTLMNVIAGIVQPDEGAIRLDGKDVTIASPSAAQRLGIGLVHQEIALCQDATVAENILMAAINNRRAPLMNFRRLYADAQKIMDLLAPIPVETPVADLSISNQQLVEIAKALTLECRVLMLDEPTAALTETEARRLFAIVRDLKARGISIIYISHRMAEIFSLCDRVTVFRDGRYVATDSIASVTPNDVVRKMVGREITQLYPQKLSPERRTDRPVLSVGNLSYREGSEGVSFTLRAGEILGIGGLIGAGRSEMVQTVCGLRPKLSGSVELNGKPVSIRTYSDAVRAGLVYLSEDRKASGLFLDLSVASNISALDLRKLTTPLGLLDRRAEAKQATDLVERHGVRMGGIETQVSTLSGGNQQKVAIARLLSVGPKVVILDEPTRGVDVGAKVEIHRLLRDLAERGVGVIVISSELPELIGLSDRVLVIREGALVGELEADELTEEAIMLLASGVRQQRSNARQVQNVA
- a CDS encoding substrate-binding domain-containing protein, translating into MRKFLSMLAISAAATTVLGASHAAAQAANPFKCEPGEKYVMNVMVSGVEYWFPVYEMFKQAGQQFGCETEYTGTPEYDVNKQIATFDQALAQKPAGILVHPMNSDPFIEPINRAIDQGTAVVTFAADSPNSKRVSYITSDNVAEGTYAADAVAKAMDGKGEYAVLENPGQDNHDKRIAAFIARMEAKWPDMKLVGRAASNQDATKAYQAVLSLAQAHPELGAVFMPEANSAIGAAQAAKEGGGKIRVMLADVNAKILDMIKAGEIFGSVNPNQGMQGYMGFMLLWLAKHPELIDPMNDARRSGFNGMGVPFVDNGFSIVTAENADDFYWDAYLTRRGTKGIEE
- a CDS encoding LacI family DNA-binding transcriptional regulator; translation: MIQRSSKNATIIEVARRAGVSSATAGRVLGDYGYSSPEVQEKVRAAAAALGYRPNRLAKGLITGKTQTIGVVVGDIESPFYASVLRGVGDVARRGGFGVIVTNSDENAELEREAVQLLLEKQVDGLIVSSTFVDEPDHLREAVAARCPVVQFDRIVAGLETDSVVVDNVAVTRSSIAAMIGAGHSRIGILAELGPGQRDDVGSFVASVDLSSADVRYHHPSWQRLLGYLEAHRAAGIEPDLQLVRRVAVYSSEAARKEALDLLTMRNAPSALFTADGVMSTGVLEATSALKLAIPGDVSLLCFDDLDWMQFVAQGITAIAQPAHLIGAAAAELLLKRLVEDTLPFEHRVLAAQIVERNSIAVHV
- a CDS encoding amino acid ABC transporter permease/ATP-binding protein produces the protein MSWFDTFARSFLDFQAMAEVLPNMVMVGLKNTLILAVASTFFGTLIGIVLAVMGISENRPLKLLARVYTDIFRGLPAIVTILIIGQGFARLGRDLFGPSPYPLGILALSLIAGAYIGEIFRAGIQSVERGQIDATRTLGMTYSQGMRLVVIPQGIRRVLPALVNQFIGNVKDSSLVYFLGLLASERELFRVGQDQAVLTGNLSPLLLAGVFYLVITVPLTHLVNYIDARMRVGKRITGVQSGLKEVAELAEAGVPGAAKSPAAAPTRFKGGSIEVKNIDMAYGAVQVLHDVSLKVEPGTVTCLIGPSGSGKSTLLRCLNRLVECRAGDIRLDGESIYKQTPDQLRRRVGMVFQQFNLFPDRSALANITLALRKVKGMSRQEAERAALARLHEVGLLERKDHRPANLSGGQQQRVAIARALALEPEVMLFDEVTSALDPELVKGVLNLMADLGRGGMTMVVVTHEMNFARKVANQVVFMDEGRIVEAGRPEDLFDNPKSPRLRRFLSEVL
- a CDS encoding ABC transporter substrate-binding protein → MQTNSSRRQLVKCGLALTIALATGLGTLASSTQAKASDNPYNLIDPTVISVGTMGDAKPYVFTDANGNFTGFDAELFRDVAHRLGFKEEQVVFTGQEFSALLPSVANGRFDVAVAAIGTTAERKKTVDFGDGYLAGYLSIISADPALTSNESTAGKRIGVIQGTLQEIYAEKNLKGDIVKFPDNNTAVAALNNGTIDGHFTDYESAKQYVERYKNLKITMNVPSFDAPAGFVVKKGNDAFREALNKALREAMEDGTWKRLHEKWFAGTPMPDQYLPKK
- a CDS encoding PfkB family carbohydrate kinase, which produces MVKIAAMGDNVVDCYLARGEMYPGGNCLNVAVYVRRFGGQSAYVGAIGKDRAGDLICTALASERVDVTRLRRLEGRTAYCLIGHHNADRIFLDFDLGVSVFTPTQEDLDFLSGFQAVHIGQSSGLDPWVAAVSSKSLLSYDFSTRREPEHRREVGPYCYLASVSGDGLDDKELAVIASELLACGPKWVLVTRGRAGAVLHSDTVSYRTPARLVEPVDTLGAGDTFIARTLLGLLTEEAPQDILRHAAEAAAATCQYYGAIGHASAIDIGNMTPEILRGAGQHGKTV
- a CDS encoding SIS domain-containing protein, with amino-acid sequence MISALPADVERALNATAGRQFSHLFLLACGGSLSIMMAGKYFLDRHNGTFACDIYNADEFVCRDPRRLGPDTLVVLCSQTGTTKETVRAANHARARGATTIGMTLDHTSPLARAVDHPVAYQASYTTGKAIDAAYSNYGVLYMLLAGLIDTREDGGLTNDLLISLSHLQPAIERAHRAYADRFEAFAPRFAHREAIYTLASGASYGAAYSYAICVLMEMQWYDSQAIHANEFFHGPFEVVDRDACFVVLLGLDETRSLSERACDFLIKYGSRENILVLDGAELDLGGMSEHIKPYLVPLVFFDTLWRFAYKLAGLRDRPMLEGRRYMKKLSDY
- a CDS encoding NAD(P)/FAD-dependent oxidoreductase gives rise to the protein MNASPKPRHVVVVGAGIFGASTALHLARLGFDVTIVNDGAPSNGASGRSLSWLNSARRVDTAYHRLRLAGVDRYRTLAATRPETSSWLRFDGGLTWDADNEANQIASIWQLEQDIGYDSLLLGPAEVGAITPGVNASAITPQGAIFNPGEGWVDLPSLVDLLLNEFRSRGGKLVQDAGRVRIVATGGRARGVVTAGGAPVEADAVVLAVGPSTPSMLAEIGVHVPDATPISLLLKTKPVKTDLRAVLNTPRVAVRPTPDGALVLDSAWSEEEVVVNSDDTYTVHDKTVKGLLDEATAVLDGNPRLQLATYAVGPKPIPGDGEPVLGSVETVADLHVAFSHSGATLGLIVGELLAKEIASGNPHPMLATFRANRFN